A single window of Methylomarinum sp. Ch1-1 DNA harbors:
- a CDS encoding POT family MFS transporter, which yields MTAYKTAPVASRELPPGTPFIVVNEAAERFSYYGMRAILVIFMTRYLMDANGQPDLMSENEAQGYFHLFVSAVYFMPVLGALLADSVLGKYRTILFLSLFYCVGHFALALDDTRMGLLVGQGLIALGAGGIKPCVSSHLGDQFGASNRHLLSKVFGWFYFSINLGAFAAMLIIPWLLAEYGSSVAFAAPGLLMLLATIVFWSGRYRFVHIPPSGMDFVRESLSRTGLQTLGKLASIYLFIAVFWALFEQIGSSWVLQAQKMDRMIFGLELLPSQIQAANPLLIMLLAPLFSYWLYPVLDRIMTLTELKKMAIGLFITVIAFVIAALIQVQLDEGGRVHIGWQLLAYLLLTAAEVMVSITCLEFSYTQAPKTMKSFIMAFYFLSIAIGNLFTSAVNFFIQNEDGSSKLAGADYFWFFSALMLLTACLFIWIIRYYTEKTYLHDEQAV from the coding sequence ATGACAGCTTATAAAACCGCCCCGGTGGCCAGCCGCGAACTGCCGCCGGGCACGCCCTTCATCGTCGTTAACGAAGCCGCCGAACGTTTCAGTTATTACGGCATGCGCGCGATACTGGTCATTTTCATGACCCGCTATTTAATGGACGCTAATGGTCAGCCCGACTTGATGTCGGAAAATGAGGCGCAGGGGTATTTTCATTTGTTTGTCTCCGCCGTTTATTTCATGCCGGTCCTTGGCGCGCTGTTGGCGGACAGCGTGCTGGGCAAATACCGTACGATATTGTTTTTGTCGCTGTTTTACTGCGTCGGTCATTTCGCTTTGGCGCTTGATGACACCCGCATGGGCTTGCTGGTGGGACAAGGCCTGATCGCATTGGGAGCGGGCGGAATCAAGCCTTGCGTTTCCTCGCATTTGGGCGACCAGTTCGGCGCCTCCAATCGACACCTGCTCAGCAAGGTGTTTGGTTGGTTTTATTTCTCGATCAATCTGGGCGCCTTTGCGGCGATGTTGATCATTCCCTGGTTGCTGGCCGAATACGGCTCATCGGTCGCCTTCGCGGCGCCCGGTCTATTGATGCTGCTGGCGACGATCGTGTTCTGGAGCGGTCGTTACCGTTTTGTTCACATTCCGCCGTCCGGCATGGACTTCGTTCGGGAAAGCCTCAGTCGCACCGGTTTGCAGACCTTGGGTAAATTGGCCTCGATTTATCTGTTTATCGCGGTGTTTTGGGCCTTATTCGAACAGATCGGTTCTTCCTGGGTCCTGCAGGCGCAAAAAATGGACCGGATGATCTTCGGCCTGGAATTGTTGCCGTCACAAATTCAGGCGGCCAACCCGTTGTTGATCATGTTGTTGGCGCCGCTGTTTTCGTATTGGCTATATCCGGTTCTGGATCGCATCATGACGCTGACCGAGCTGAAGAAAATGGCTATCGGTCTGTTCATCACGGTGATCGCCTTCGTCATCGCGGCTTTGATTCAGGTCCAGTTGGATGAAGGGGGGAGAGTGCATATCGGTTGGCAGTTATTGGCATATCTATTGTTGACTGCTGCCGAGGTGATGGTTTCGATTACATGTCTGGAGTTTTCCTATACTCAGGCTCCGAAAACGATGAAGTCGTTCATCATGGCTTTTTATTTTTTATCCATCGCGATAGGTAATCTGTTTACCAGCGCCGTTAATTTTTTTATTCAGAACGAGGACGGTAGCAGCAAACTGGCCGGCGCCGATTATTTTTGGTTCTTCAGCGCCTTGATGTTGCTGACCGCCTGCCTTTTCATATGGATCATACGCTACTACACTGAAAAGACATATTTACATGATGAACAGGCGGTATAA